Sequence from the Melanotaenia boesemani isolate fMelBoe1 chromosome 21, fMelBoe1.pri, whole genome shotgun sequence genome:
agttttattttaaggggcattcctaaaatcctatttctaatcatctacaggtGTCCAGGACACTgtataaattttattgatgaattttctgaattattgtcggttatctctactgattttaaccatttcatcttaactggggattttaacattcacatagataacatgatggatggtaatgtcaaggaattttgttccatattggacatgtttggtttgtggcaacatgtaaaagaaccgacccacattcgaggtcacattctggacctgggtgctcatttataaaactctgcGTAGGATTCCTACTAAAAGTGGACGTCCGCCAAGAATCCAGAGTTTGCGTAAGcaacaaaatattctgatttataaaaccgtgcgtgcgcacaggtgcaagcaattttccctttataaatcacactctgCCTGAAAGCTTGCGcaagtgaattctgctgctaGCCCGCCCCCTACACGCCCACATTCTActataaatggtcaatgcaaagcacCTCATGGACATTTCTGCATATAAATGAACCAGCTGATCTCTGCTATTTAAACCTAAATCATGGCAACCGAAAAGACGAGGAAGCGTAATTTTACGGAGACGGAGGTGGAGGTACTTGTTGGTGAGGTGGAGGCTCGCAAAAACATATTATTTGGCGGCCTCGGTAGTGGCATCAGCAACAAACGGAAAACAGAAGAGTGGCAACACGTTGTTGCAGCTGTCAATAGTGTGGGGGTGACGGAGAGGTCCGTgccagacattaaaaaaaagtggtcgGATCTCAAGGTGGAGGCAAAGAGGCCGATGGCTCGCTCCACAACAGAGCGCGCACGAACGTGGACGGAATTGAAGCGCGCCTCCTCTGCGCTTTGCGGGTTCGCAAAAGGCGTGAGGAGCCAGCGTCTCAGGGGATAGCCACTGTCACCTGCAGGTTATGGAGATTAATTcagaacagagactttgttGAGATTTCCACAGTGTATGTTGATACTTACCGAGAAGCCACCCATCCCGCGAagcacctgcctgcagtctattCCCTACACTGCTGTGTGCCAGGATGAATGAATCATGGGTTGACCCAGGCCACCGTGCCACTAAATTTGTCAGAAGCAAGTTTGAGTCGGAAATGACTTGCACGTTAACTGAATGCACATTTTTTCGGTTAACGTAGACAAACTCATTCTGACTTGGAGCCCTTATAGCAACGTGAGTGCAGTCAATCGCGCCGATTACATTTGGGAAACCGGTTgatgctgcaaattgccttttaatgttggCCTGTTCCCCTACAGTGTATGGAAACTTTATGTATCGACTGCTCATTTTTATAATGCCATCCAAAACGGCAGGCATTACATTACTCAGCGATGGCTGAGATATTCCAGACCTAAAATGGAATGTAACAACTTATTGAAACCCACTGAGTGTTGGGCTGGAACATGTCAGCTTAGATTAAACTAAAATTACCTGTCGGCTAATTCCCGCTGGAAAGAGCCGGTTGCCAGAATCCCGAGAGTTGTCAGCACCTGCATATGCGCGGGTATGGCATGGTTCCGGCGGGTTGATCGCTCCAACACTGGGCCCAACTCAGCACATAGATTTAAGAGCACTGCTCTAGGAAATCTAAATCGGCATATCAGCCAGTCATCATCGTTGGCCAGGAAATCTTGATGGTCTCTAAAAACTCTCTCCATCCTGATCCTGCCGTTTGCGTAATCTTCAAGGAGTGCCAGCGCATCCATTGTGAAGTTCTGCATTACGCACGGTCGTAATTCacctatttatgtttactcaGTAATTACACTCATTACTACACACCTTGTCACAATTAGGCTTCTGTGAACAAATGAGTGCATTTGCTTTACGATCAAAACAAGTAAGACCATACTGCACTGACAACATTAAATTCCTATGGGGTGCCTATAAGTCGGCTACAGGTATGATTTCAGGAACGCATCTATATTTCAGGCTTCTGTGTTTATGATTCTATGGCACTAGTGTCGGATATGATGGCATGATGGCATGCATGAATGAAGGTGAAGTTCATCACCTCACCAGCAGCACCGCCAGTTTCCCGTCTCCAAAATGTTCATAAGCAAGTTTCAGAGTTTACGTACAGGTACGCACATTTTCCCGCCAcgttagtttttataaatcagaaacttTCCGTAGAAAGTCACTTCGCCGCTTTTTGTGAGTAAgcaagctttataaatgagcaccctggttatttcaaagggtgttgatatttcttctgttggggtcactgacttggccttgtctgaccttttttgtattttgtttgatttactgatcactcagaatgttcaaccaacctgcttctccgttagaaagaggtacattaatgaaagaacaagtgctaagtttgtggaggccatagcgatgttaccaacaaccagtgcagagtcagttgatagactcctggataatttcaatctgaaaatcttgaatgtaatggatgctgttgcaccgataagaatcaagagcaacttgagcaaacagaaaactccatggagaaacaccactgtggttaccagcctaaaaagagaatgcagaaaaactgagcggaaatggcggaaaaataaacttcaaatttactatgagctgtacaaacaaagcctgcgtaactataacaatgagatGTGCAaagccagagagctgcatttatctgaaatgattaacaggaatgtcaacaattctcgcactctgtttgctatgattgaaaaactgacaaatcctcctaaacagataagcccagagctcctttccactgagaaatgcaaccaatttgcaaacttttttagccaaaaaattaaaacaattaggcaaaatattaattccacacagtcaaacaagaaaattagtctgtgtctaaaacccggaaataattctgatgtcatgtcacaatttaaaatggtgaatttaaaagtcctacaagaaacagtttggcatttgaaatcaacaacatgcactctggacatgataccatccgactttttaaaaacagtttttacctcagtagaaagtgatctcctactgatagttaacagctcgctggcatcaggcatttttcccaagtcactaaagatagctgctattaagccactcctaaagaaaaggactctagacgcctctataatgaacaactatagacctgtctctaacctctcttttatttccaagattattgaaaaagttgtatttcaccagcttcatgactttttaaatgaaagtggaaatcttgataaatttcagtccggcttccgacctcatcacagcactgaaacagctctggtcaaagtgttaaatgacattaggttgaatactgattgtggtcaagtatcagtcctggttctgttggatctcagtgctgcgtttgatactgtagatcacagaatcctgttgcacaggctggaaaactgggttggactttctggagcggtccttaactggttcaggtcctatttagaaggccggagttattttgttacgatcggcagctatgaatccgagcgagtggccatgacttgtggagtcccccaggggtcagtccttggacctcttctgttcaacttgtatatgctccctttgggtcaaatattacagaactatagcattagttatcaaagttatgcagatgatacacaactttatgtgtctctgtcaccagatgactgcagtccaatagacttattttgtcagtgtctggagcaaataaacacctggatgagggagaatttcctacaattaaatgaagacaaaactgagattattctgtttggtagcaaagagaagagggtcagcattggcaaacacctggagactcgggctcttaaaattaccaaccaagttcgtaacctgggagtgttgatagactcagatctgactttcagcagccatatcaaagctgtcactaagacagctttttaccagctcagaaacatcaacagaattaaaagtttagtctcccagaaagaccaggagaaactcatccatgcattcatctccagtagactggattactgtaatggtcttttaacaggacttcctaaaaagagcattaaacatctgcagctcatccagaacgctgctgctagagttttaaccaggactaagagatctgaacacatcacaccagttttaaaatctttacactggcttccagtcagtcacagaatagattttaaaacccttctgatcatttacaaatcccagaatggtttaggcccagaatacatctgtgatatgttcagagaatataaacctagcagagctcttagatccaaagactctggtcaactagtccaggccagagtccagactaaacatggagaagcagcatttagctgttatactgcaaacaaatggaacaaactgccagtggagattaaactttcaccaaatgtagacatttttaaatccaggttaaaaacttttcttttctcatgcgcctatgcatgaaatctgcacagtaacttttttttaacttatcttgcttttaatcattttaatgtaatttattattttattgtgattatgtgttgattatgtgttgatgccttttactattctaaatatctgtaatgtctttgttttatgtaaagcactttgaattgtcctgtacatgaaatgtgctatacaaataaactgccttgccttgccttgccttggagcagagaaacatttaaatcgtgcaggactgcagcccttgagGACAAGGGTTCGCTACCCCGCTTTTAGATGTGTCAATGCTgtgacacacctgactcagatcaatgggtcattaacaggcttgtacAGATCTTTCCATTTGAATGAGGTGTGTTGCTgtagggaaacatttaaaacctgcagggcattagctctcaaggactggagttggagaaCCCTGGTTCAGGCTTTTTGATAGCAgcaaaaggtttaaaagctagcGTGTGTGATGAAACCACTGAAGCAAAAAAAATGGtcatctgggaggggctcagagtagagccacttCTACTCCACactgagaggagccagatgccTCTTAgaagcctccctggtgaggtctGCAGTTCAGATCTGTCATCTATTGAAAAAGTATGATTAGACATAAGATCtgaatttgacaataaaatccaCAGACAATTCACTAACAATGGACACATCTCTGAATATTCTTGTATCCTGAATTCTCAAACTATTCTCCAATGAAGTTGGTCAGTAAACACACTGAAAGAGATATATTTTAGACTCATGAATAAACAAATTAGAGATTCAAACTTTAATTGCCATTTAGAAAAACTTTCTGGAGATGGGGTgtgtataaaaaatattttgatccAAAACTcaacattaaaacatcttactCCTTTACATCTTTAAGAATATAGAAACACAATTCTATCAGAAAAATGGTAGAATGAAGTCTCCTATTAGTAGGAATAAAACATGGTTCCAACTCAAAAGTCAGTTCAGTAACATCCTGTTTACAAGTACTAAGACACTTTTCAGTACAGCCACATGCCTTCAGCTGTCCATTGTCCTGCAAACTGTGTAGGCTATCAACATTTGCATGTTGTACTGACGTACAGTAACTAATTTGTTTAGGTGCACTGTTGACATAACTTTAATAAACTGCCTATGATGACGCTTGTGTGCTCTAGATACCATAAGACAAGTGTGCACAGAAGACAACATTTCCTTTGATGAAGCAGCAACATTCAACTCTACATTTTTCTGCctgcaaatgtaaaaaaaaaggaggaaattttaaaaataaacttgcagGAAAAGGAGATGATCTTCAGCTTGTGAGATTAAGTTGcaggtttttcatttttttttttttttttttttttcatgttttttattccagtttgaGGGCAGTTCAGCTTAACCAGGTTCAGAGACATTTGGATTCAGGTCTCCGTACCAGGATGGAGACCCTTAACAATGATGTGGTACTTCAGAAATTTCAACTGGTAACAAGTAAAAGTTCTGTCCCAGATCTGAGTTCAAATTCAgagcaggagcaggagcagCAGTGCCCACCTGAATCCAACCAGGAGACCCCCGATGTGGGAGGAAGAGCCTCAGTGCTGGACTCCATTGAGTTTCGCATGCAGCAGCTTTACAGCAGACGTGCCCTTCTCCTGACACTAAAACGCTGcatcaagaaagaaaaacaaaacagtgatggGACCACGGAAGAAAGTGAGTCACTCATTTAATACGCTGTTTCTGTGGGCCATGAAGCCTTAAAAAAGTCTATTTCTGAGCAGCCTGATGCCTGAGCTTGTCCTGAATGATGAGGGAGGGGGAAAAGAACATTATTACAATTAGTTTTTACAACATTTAGAAGATTTTTACACATTGAGTATATCGGCTTGTGTTTTGTCCTATTCTTTCCTGCAAACATTTTACGGTGTGCaaaagtttgttgttttgtttttcatttcaaacgTCTCCACACACTTTCTGCTGAAGACAGATGAGGGCTTTAGACAGGCTAGTCCAGTAATGTCCTCACCTCCAGATGTTTCCAAGTTCAAACAAGTTGAGACCATCTCTGGGCAAGGTTCACATACAACTTAACTTTTTCTGGTTAAGTTTTAAGTAGCATTGTTTCATCTTAATGCAGGGCTTCTTGTTTTGAGTAAAATATCTAATAAAAAGCTGGAATCaaagggtttttaaaaattttatacaAATTCTAGATCACATCTTTGATTATTATTGTAGAAAACTTTCTTGTTTAGAAGAAGATTTCTCTTTCCTTAAAGCAAGAAACTTGGAAAGAACTAAACACACCTTTATAAAAACAGCAACTATACTTGTTCATCATAAGGACTTCCAAAGTCATTGTTTTCTCACTTTTAAGTGAAAAGGATTACACAAAAATGGTTAACAAAGacataaatagaaaaacacattaaagccCATTGTTGCATCatgaaacaagaaaagaaggattaGGTGAGGCTCAAAGTCTGGATTGTCCTGGTCTGATACTATAAGGAAGGAGAATGACAACAGGAGTGGGTCTGACCAGTCAGATGAGTAGTGAACAGGAAGACTACTGGAACAAAACAGTGTTGCTGTCATTATTAACAGGAAGGAGTTGAAAGCAAGAGATGGAGGGGAGTAACAGGGCAGCAGAGAAAAAGCACAAATTGACATTGACAAATTGACAAATTGAATGTAAGCGGACAAGAACCCTGAGATGGACTGCtcacctgtccagggtgtacccacCTCTCATCTGGTagcttggatggatggatggatggatggatggatggatggatggatggatggatggatggatggatggatggatggatggatggatggatggatgggcagACAAGGAAGCGGCCCTGATTCAGTGAGCTTAAAATTGCCTTGAAAAGGGACtatataaaatttatttcttcatgacTGTAAAGGTTTCCTGCAGCATTCCTTTGACAATGTTATATCAGCTGTTGTTCAACAAGAGGATACCTCCGCAACCCCCTGGACTAATGTCTACCTAATAAACAGActacagtttgtgagactgagatggtggtcagcagcacttgagcaccacaagggactgtactctcaccatttttcttcacactgtacacctcagacttccaaaacaactctgagtcctgtcatctgcagaaatactctgattactctgcagctgtcagtgatggacaagaagctgagtacggAGAACTAGTCAGTGAGTTTTTTAAGATGGTGCGGAAAtaatcacctcatcttgaatgtgaacaaaacaaaaaagatgattgttgacttcaagAGTAAACAAAGCGTTGTTTACATCATGTGAGAAGAGGTGGAAGTAGTGGAGAAATACAACAGATGAGACCAGAGATGCACCACCAAGGAtggacagagcagactctacttttTAAGGAAGCTAAGATCGTTCAGTGTCTGCACCAAAAAGGttatatattttctaaaagTCTGTTATGGAAAAGTccatcagctttgcagcatttgttggggcagcagcatcagagccaaagacttaaagagactgaaTAAACTGATcgagaaagctggttctgtgttggAGATAACGGAGccgctggagctgattgtccaggaAACAAGCTGCACAAGCTGCAGAAAATAATGGACTATTCTTTACATCCTCTAAataacacagtgaagaaacaacataGTGTGTTCAGTGAAAAGCTTCTTCAAGAATGTGCCAACACTGAAATGTACAGGAGGGAGTTCCTGCCAATTTCCtgcaattttatttcatttcaggatttttccacacatttttaaaaaaaaatctgacgaTAGTCCACTCATCTTTAATCAGAAATGCCCTTTTAGAGAAGTTGCTTTTACATCAAGTCATAATTTTAGTCACTATTAATTTTGTAATCACTCCTGAACTTTTGCACCTGTTTTCAGTGATGCACCCCTAGCGACGGTTAATTCAGCATGCATCttacatcctacctgtactctgagctctctccagccagctGAAGTCACTCcagtgttgactcttgtcttatctcttgctctgtccctttcacTGTTTCTTTTCCGCTCTTCTTCCAAAAATTACCTCggttttttttttgatgaatcagccactgTGTCCTTTCAAAATGGTtgatgtgttgatatccagttgctggcgtaTGACACGGCGTGTAAGGCCAAACTCAACGGTAACATGACACAGCACCCCGGAAGCAAAAGTTGTGGTGTGTTTTTTCaacctcaggatgctgctgggcaactATAACTTCTACTGAATGTCACtctgccatcaaaatgagtcggacatatttttaaagtcagaaGGTTACATAGTGCTTTAATATTTGGTATTTAGTTAACCAATATGTTGTCTGATTACACAGCACCAGTtctactttttcctttttttctactgtttggtttgtaataaaaacagtgaagatGTATTTGAACTTTGTTTGACTTTGTCTTGCAATAACTAAAGAAGATGGCGAAGAACAATGCGAGCTGGAGACTATTCAGCGagagctggaggagctggaggtgaAAAAAAAGGAGTTGGAGAAGAATGGAGGGTCCTTCAAACCCAAAGCAAAAACAggtatctgttgtgtttttttatttatcaattagtatttcatttttaaagtttgtgtgTAAATTATCCCTGTTTTAAAAACCAGGTCAGCAGGATAAACTTGCCTCTTACAAAGAAACCCCCCACGGAGGGATCTACATGCTGCCTCCTTTCCAGCCGGACCAGAGAGATGTCGTCATAACAGCAACAGCAACACAGACCATCGTTGCAGGTGTGTCACACgttttataaagtgctttttatttcctcagataataaaagttttgttcaGTGTCTGATATTCAGTCAGTTGTGTTCTTGATCTCTAATTGGGTTTAGTGGAGGATCTGGGTCAGACGCAAGAGGCCACAAAATGTCCCAGCTGTGAGGCTGTCGTCATGACGGAAACCCACAGCCGTGTGGGGGAGGCAGCCTGGATAATATGCGTCCTGAGCTTTCTGATAGGGTGAGTCGCTCCAGCATGGACTCTAATGACCCAATCCACGTCTCAGTGATTACCGCTGTAGATAGTAATAGGGTTGTAACAATGCATCACTACATATCAATACTTCAATTCAATGATTAACAATCCAATATCATTGGAGTAGACGAGGGGTAGGACCTAAATACTGGACTACAAGATTGGAGGCAGATGGGTGAGCTTAACTTGGGATGCTCAGGCAGGATGTTCAAAGAACTACATGGAAAACCactaaaaacaactaaaaagtAGTCAAGACTGATTGTCTGACAGTCTTTGTAGTCCAGTTATAAACCAAGTACAACAAATCACACTGTGTGATCCACATCTGCCTACTTTATAATAACTTCATATAAGAtagttcataaaaataaatgccaAGCTAAGGGAACCAACAGActgcatcaaatcttctctACAATCCAATCCCCTGTCCTGAGGATGCACACAGTAGAGAGGGAAACTGCCTTTTAACTGGAAGAAAAATTcctccaacagaaccaaaaCCTAAGGGCAGCTATCTGCCTTGACTGGTTTTGGGTAAGAGAGGACAGGAAACGTCAACAAACTCTAATCCATGGATTTCTGCTGAGAaagtaaaagagaaacacaagttaTTGAGTGAAAAATGGAGGAAAGGGGCTCAGTGTATCATGAGATTTCCCTCCAGCAGTCTAAGACTTTAGCAGCGTAATTTAAGGGATGGCTACTGGTCACCAAGACACTCATATCTATAAGCTTCATCTAAAAGTAAAGAATGAAGGCTAAGCCTAAAAGTAGCGAAGCTTCCTGGACCCAAACTGATATTGATTATTGCTTCACAAACTGGTTAATTATGGGAGTAACTGTACAAAAAGGCCCTTAAAATTATTCATATCACTGCTGCCACCTCAGTAAATGTAAGTTTTTATCttgtgaaaaacataaaacatttaaatatgccTGTTTCATGTGCAACACATTAAATGGACTTAAAGAATATGCCAAACTAAAACCAGAGAACCACTACGGAACACTCCACAGATGCACCACTTTTGGACAACCATCTGGAAACATGATACCATCTGGAATAAAAGAGCACATACACCACTTTTAAATCCCATCTTAAAAACTGTATTGGGCTCAAACATGTGATTTACATCCCAAGTTAATAGTGTAGAATGACAAGCATGATAAATAATGACAACAGCCAACAGGTAGGAGCATCACTTCTGTTTGAGAAATAACTTTCCATCTCATTGGTCACATCTGTCCTCCTCCCTGCAGCTGTGTTGCAGGCTGCTGTTTGATCCCCTTCTATATGAAGCGCTTCAGGAACATCAGCCACAGGTGTCCCATGTGTCaagcacacattcacacccacCGGCCATTCTGACACAATCCGTTTGGAGGGATTTCACCGCAGGAGCTGGAAAATTTCTGGATTCTTCAGGTTCTTCAAAGGAACTCCACAAGCAGACTCTTgagatttttttcagatttttccacattttgcacattttactCTCACCTAAACACTTAAAAAAGTTTGGATCCTCATTTTCTATAGATTTCCTCATTATTTTCATATATTCAAACCACCCAACTTTGAGTTCctactttttcattttgaatctTGCAAAAACAGCCAAAAGGCGTTATCAGAAAATCTAAACATGAACCCAACAAGCTATGCACGAGATCAACTGAAGAGTTTCTGGAAATGGGAAAGCCTTATAATAAGAATAACTATCCCTGCAACCTGCAATCAATCAGGCCTTTAGGACAAAGTAAGTTTCATGACAGCCTGCCTCACCATAATAATAATCCATGAGAAGCAAAATCATCTAATCGGATGGAGCAACGACTGAACTGTATGGACGCAGCTCTCATCTGGATGCAGGAGCATTACCTGAGTAATACTGTGGAATAACTGTggggatatttatttatttatttattttttgtgacagTGACTGGGAAACAAATCATGCCCAAAAATGGAGAACTATCCTGAGTGACAATGTTCCACAGTTCTGGAGATCTCAAGCTGAGCATGAAGCGAAGGTCATGGCTT
This genomic interval carries:
- the LOC121632865 gene encoding putative nuclease HARBI1, whose protein sequence is MQNFTMDALALLEDYANGRIRMERVFRDHQDFLANDDDWLICRFRFPRAVLLNLCAELGPVLERSTRRNHAIPAHMQVLTTLGILATGSFQRELADRSGISQPSLSNVMPAVLDGIIKMSSRYIKFPYTVGEQANIKRQFAASTGFPNVIGAIDCTHVAIRAPSQNEFVYVNRKNVHSVNVQVISDSNLLLTNLVARWPGSTHDSFILAHSSVGNRLQAGASRDGWLLGDSGYPLRRWLLTPFANPQSAEEARFNSVHVRARSVVLMPLPRPPNNMFLRASTSPTSTSTSVSVKLRFLVFSVAMI
- the LOC121633021 gene encoding cell death-inducing p53-target protein 1-like gives rise to the protein METLNNDVVLQKFQLVTSKSSVPDLSSNSEQEQEQQCPPESNQETPDVGGRASVLDSIEFRMQQLYSRRALLLTLKRCIKKEKQNSDGTTEEKDGEEQCELETIQRELEELEVKKKELEKNGGSFKPKAKTGQQDKLASYKETPHGGIYMLPPFQPDQRDVVITATATQTIVAVEDLGQTQEATKCPSCEAVVMTETHSRVGEAAWIICVLSFLIGCVAGCCLIPFYMKRFRNISHRCPMCQAHIHTHRPF